From the Armatimonadota bacterium genome, the window GCAATCAGCTCCGCACGGCACATCCAGTCGGGTGTGGGCAACAGCTCCAGCCACTGGATGATGAGTGGGTCCTCCATCTGCTCCACCGCCTCATGCTGCAGCCCCTGTTCAAAGTCCTCGGGCCACTGGTGCAGGCACAGGTCGGTTTTGGGAACGACCAGTATCTCGGATCCATCCAGTCCGCGCCATCGCGCTCGGGAGACCTGCTCAATGGGAACGTGCGGCGTGTGCCACGTCCACTGGAAGAAGAGGCAACCATATTCAAACCCACACTGGCGCAGAATCTGGGGCAGCTGGGGGAAGAAGTCAAACTCCTCCTCCCACCACGTGACCGGACGCACGCCAAATAGTTTCTCGCACACCAACACCCCCATCACCAGCTGGCGCACGTTTGCCTCACCCCCACAGAACAAGCCGTAAGGCTGACCATACGATGCCCCCACAATCTCAGCACGTCCTTCCTGTACCAGTTTTTTCAGCAGTTCAAACGCTTGGGGGTCGGTGAGTGCCAGCTGTTCGTAGCCCACCACGTCGAAGTTCACGTTGCCCTTTGCGCCTGTTGCGTCCATCAGCAGGAGCATATCCCGCACGCTAGCAGGAAGCACAAACTCCCCCCAGTTCCACACCATATCTACCCAGTGATTATGGTTGCCGAAGGTGTAGTACACGGTTCGTCTGGATGAAGGATGCATCGCGGGCTCCCTAACAGGTTGATATTTGGTATGCTTATTCTGTTTGCAGAGTCAAACCTCCTCCTGATGGTTCTGTGCGCCTCCCAGTGCAGTTACTTGAAGCCCTGAGGGTGTTCGAGAATTGTTGAGAAGTTGGTTGTAGCGCAAGGAGAGAGGCGTTCTTGCTATCCCTGCCTTACCTCACCCCCGTCCCCTCTCCTGCGAGGAGAGGGGCGTTCCCCCTTCCCTTGCAGGGAAGGGGGCAAGGGGGTTAGGTGATCTATCCATTCAACCAGCAATTTCGAACACCCTCCTTGAAGCCCTTGACTTTTTTCGACATGGTATATTGCAGTTGGACACGCAGAACAAGCATGAGCAAAGGACGGTGACCAATGATGTGGAAACGCCTCTTTGGCGTAACCCTGCTATTGGTGCTGGCGTCCAACTTGTGCTGGGCGCAGTACCGCTTCCACGGCACTTTCTACCCGCTGCGCTGGGGGCAAACGGAGGGCAGCCAGGACCTGATTACGCCCGTGAACGCACTGGGCAATCCGCTGTGTGTGAAGATGGGAACCAGTTGGAGCGCATATCTGGATGGTGGAGGCAACCTGCTGGGCTGGAAGGTGAGTTATGCGCGGTTGCGCAGCCTGGTGGACGGCACGGTCTATTTCACAGTAAACGACCCCGGCGTAGGTAACCTGAAACCTCCCGGACAGCCTTATCCTTTACCTGACCTTCCTGCTCATGTAGACCACGCCCAGCTGGATATTTCGTATGTGATATATTATTGGGGTTCTTGGGGTCCGGTTTACTACCTGACCCCGATATACAGTTCAGAAGTATTCATTGTGCTGGATGCACCGAAGGCTCCGATGGATCCTGCGTGGGTGAGTGTGTTGCGCAAAAGCAGCCGATGGGCATCGAAGAAAACCAACCTGTTTGACGCGGCGAGAGCGGTGACGTTCGGTGTGTTTTACCAGAAACCCGGTTTTTACTACCCCGACGATTCGGACTCGCGCTGGGTGCCAGATGGTTCATTCAGACTGAAGGCTCTTCTAGATAAGTGGGCAGCGATGGAGTGGACTAGGGGTAACTGTGTGGATGTTTCTTTCTTCGCCATGATTGCCTTGTGCTCGCTGGGCATGGATTTCTCTGCAAGACGGCTACTTGCCGCGTCTTTGCTGCCGCCGTCTCCGGGCTGTGGACGAGAAAGCCACCCGGAAAACCCCTGGCACTGTAGCAATTCGAGTAGCCCACACTTTCATACGAACATGGTTTGCCCTATTGGGAGTGATCCGACCCCTGGCGATGATCCGAGTGAGCCCATACCACCCTATCCAGACTATACTTACAGATGGTACTCCTGGGCATGGCATCAGGTGTGTGTCCTGTCTGGCGCTCCCGACACCGGCGCAGGCATTTGGGACCCCACAGCGGCGCAGAAAATAGACCTTTTTGGCAGCAGCTACCGAAACCCGCCGGCCGACCATCCCGCTTGCTGGTGGATCCAAGAAGATTACTGGCAAATGCCCCGCATGTGGGGAGCACCTCGGGGATTGGTGAATGAACCCGAGCAGATAGATGGAGCCGAACCTGTCGTAGAGTGGACGGGCAAGTGTGGGGTGAGTACCCTGCCTTGGACCCCGCCTTGATAAAAGACCTTAGGAGGTGCGAAAATGAAGAGGAAACTGCTACTTACCACTCTCACGATCTCTGTCGTCGCCATACTGGCGCTGGCTTCTCACCTGTACGGGCAGATGAGCCACGATAGACTGCGCAAACTTCTTGAAGAGAGGGTCGCCATTCAGCCGGGGGAACTTCCCTACGTGGAGCGGCAGGGGATAGGAACTGGAGTGCTGGAAGACGTCAATGCACCTTACCTCACTCAATCGCTGCGTTTCAACCGCCGCGGTCCTCTCGGAAACTTCCTGGCAGAGATTTCATACGTCCTGGCACTCGTGTCGGATGAGAGGCAAGCTTATCGAAAATCTGTGTTCTTTGCAGGAAGCCAGTTAGCTCCGTTGGGAACTCCTGGCATACCCGAAGGTACCTATAGCCACTTCCCCATCGGTATGAAGAGCTGGGTATACACTCCACCTGAGGGAGCTAAACCGGGACCCGGAGCAGGAACCGCAAGGCTTGTCATACATGACGGGTGCCTTACCCTGAAGGTATACGTGGAGTATCAACCCATAGACCCCAAAGCGAAGACAGGAGTCTTTTTGCCCGTTACCCGCGAGGACCAGGAACGTTCCGAGTTTGTCGCACGCCTTTTGCTTTCTCGGGCGCATATGTTGCTGATAAACTGGGAGGGGCTAGGTACATTGCGCGTGCAGAGCGTGAAGGCTACTGTGCCAGCCAAACGGTCCACGGCGGGGGTGATATACGTTCCCGCAGGCGCCGTGCTACAGCAGCATGGCGGGTCCCTCAAACAGGGCAAGGCAGGGGTGTTTACTGCTTCCTGGCTGGGCAAGCGGGTAACCATCCCCGTTGCAGCACGGGTACTGCTAATAGGGAAGCAACAGGTTCCGCTCTCGCAGCCAGTGCTGTATGATGGGCGCGAGGTATGGATAGAAGCACGCGGGTTTGCGCAGGCGTTTGGCTGGAAGCTGATTCGGCGCGGGCAGATAGTATCGCTCTCGCCTCAGTAAAAATGCTAGGAGGAGAATTGCACCTGCTATTACCCCAAATAGAAGCCCTTCCCGAAACGCGGTGGGAACGGCATTTCCACCGACAAGCGGGATGGGGCGGCTCTGACTGCGCATACTCTGTGCCGCTGGATGCGTAGCGGACACTCTGGCTGTTTGGCGATACCTACTTCGGCGAGGTGCGCGACGGTCGGCGTGTGAATGTCCAACTGGTGATGGGTAACTCCATCGCCATCCAGCAGGGGAAGGATACCCAGAGCGCACGTCTGCGGTTTTTCTTCGGCGAGGGCGGGGGAGATAAGCCCGCCGCCTTTCTCCGCCCGCGTACCTCACGCGGCTGGTTCCGGTTTGGACACGGACTGAGGGCGTTCGAGAAATCATATAGACACCCCGTATCCATAACCACCACAAAAAACTGCCATCCCCAGCCAACCGCACCACTCCCACCAAGTTCCACAGCACAAACATCCCACATACCCACACCCGAGCACCTACCCACGAACGCGCTCTACACACATCTCATACGCTCCCTTCACACTCCCAAACACCTACTACTATTGGTAGGGTCTTCCGCGTCGTTTGGGCAGGGGGTGTTGTTGGCAGAAGCATTGGACGTGGTGGTAGATGACCCTCACGGGGAGGGTGGTCAAGGTGACGTGTTTATGGTATTGGTGTTTCATAGCCATTTATATACGCCGTATGCACCAACTTTTTGAACATCCTCAGTTGTTTAGAGAGTGTTCGAAAATTGTTGAGAAGTTGGTTGCAGCGCAAGGAGAGAGGTGTTCTTACTACCCCTTGTCCTACCTCACCGCCGTCCCCTCTCCTACGAGGAGAGGGGCGTTCCCCCTTCCCTTGCAGGGAAGGGGGCAAGGGGGTTAGGTGATCTATTCATTCTAAACACCAATTTCGAACACCCTCTGAATCCCTTGACTTTTTTTTCGACATGGTATATTGCGGTTGGACACACCGGGCAAGTATACCGGAAGGAGAATGGCACCATGCTCAAACGCCTTTGGGGTGTAACCCTGCTATTGGTGCTGGCGTCCAACTTGTGCTGGGCGCAGTACCGCTTACAGTTCGGAGGTGTTTGTGGTGTGAGATGCGCCGAAGGCACCGATGAACCCGGCATGGGTGAGTGTTTTGAGGATAAGTTGTCAATGGGCAAGGGGAGAAAGCACTCCCGATGGGGCGGCAAATGTTCTAACTCAGAGGCTTTGGGAAAATGGAACTTATGATCCCTCAAGGCGATGGTACACCCGAAATGAGACGGATGCTGATGAGACTTTTTATCTGAGGAGCTTTCTGTCAGATCAGCAGTTTCCTCGTGGACAATGTAATGACTTTGCTGACCTCTTAGTCTGTCTTATCAATAGCGTTGGTGCATATGAGACTAAAGCCCAACGCACTTACAGCTTTACAGTTGTTTATTGGGGACCTTTTGATCCAGATGGCAGCGGTTGGCGTTTTCAAACAAATGAAGTTGATCCTGCCCCTCCTGGTGGTTCTACACAAAAGTTTGATTTTGCTTACCATCAGTTCACTATCGCTGGCTCCAGTGTTAGAGATGGGACTGTAAAATTTGCGACAGGTATCGCCTTAGGCTGGGAAAGGGATACAACTTACAAGTTAGCTTTAGTGGAATGGTTCCGTGAGTGGCAGAATCATGTAATCGTTCGGACAATAGGTCCTGATGACCCAGGAAATCCTTGGAACCCCACTCCAGTATCTGGGTTTGTTCCTGAAGTTACTGCTGCTGACTTGCCGTGAAAATCTTATAAGGAGGTGCCTAACCATGATGAAGAAGGGTGTTGTTTTCACCGTTAGTTTAGTAACGGTCGCTCTGGTGGTCTTCGGGCAATCCCCTGAATCGCTACCACCAAAGGAGGTGCGCAAGGTAGTGGAAAGTAACGGAGAACGATTCCTTGAAGGGCGATGGAAGGGCATCTATTATAAGGAAATCCTTGAACCTCGTAAGACCGATATAGATGCCCGAACATTACTTGATTTGATCTATGCAAAGGACGAAATCCCTGGCTTCTTAGCTACTCCAAATCCTTACAATAGTTTACATACAAACATCGTGATTCTCAACGAATGGTCTCGTATTGGTAGAACTTACCGTTCTCTTGAAAAGGTGAGTATAGAGCAAACGGAGCGCCCCCTCTATGAAATTGACCTACAAGTGTGGGTAATGCCAAATCGGGAAGAAGCATTGCGGAGAGCTCAAGAGACTATGATGCACGCAGCAATGCTATATGAACATCGGGAACTTCCCTCAGGACTTCCTTTGGGGGAACGATTTTGGTATTGGGAGGTTCCAAACAAAATCTGCTTTCTGATCGGGAGGGTTGTGGTTTGGGTGACTTGGTATAGTAGTGTTGCGAAAGCCGACCCGTTCATGATAGAAGCCTTAGCATGGGGGATAGAGTATCGCATTCAGTATCACTCCAAGAAATTGGGCATGGCTCAAAAACCTATGACCGTCTTGGTTTCCAACCGACCTGTTGCGCAGGGAAAAACGATTTTATTGTCAGGAGTGACTGTTGTTCCGATTTCTACCCTTGAACCTGCTCAAGTTACCCTCAAAACAAACCGAACAAGCAAGGAATGGATAGTCACGATGACCCGCAATGGACGATGGATTAAGGTCAAGGCGTTTTCTTGGGAAATGGAGACGGACAAAGGAAAAGTCAAGTTGGAGAGACCTGTTTTCCCATACAAGGGAGAGTTGATAGTTCCCTTAAGGCAAGTTGCGGAGGCGTTGGGGATGGTTGTCCATCAAAAGGGGCAAACAATTGCGTTGATGCCTCAATGACACAGAGCATTTCCACACCAATGACAGGGTAGTGACCCGATGGCGGATTGGACCTACTCGCCTCCGGAATGGGGCTTTCATCAGGTTTGTGTTCTTACCAGCGCTCCAGACCCACCAAGCAATGCTGCAGGGATTTGGGATCCGACAGCGGCGCAGAAGGAAGACCTGAACGGCAACGGTTACCGTAACCCTCCTGCCCATCATCCTAATCACTTGTGGTGGCAGAAGGATTATTGGCAAAAGCCTCATACACAGGTTCCAGGTGCGTGGTTGGGGTTGGTGAATGAACCGATACAAGGGACAAATGACCCTCAACTTTATGGGTTGGGAACATGGAAGTGTGGCGTAAGTGCTGGTTCTTGGACGCCGCCACCTTAGACTTTGGATGGAGGTGAGTTGTGATGTTCAGATTAACCGCTTTGGCGGTTATTGTATTGCTCATGGTGACCGTTGCAGGAATCAACATTTTGGAGGGGCAAAAGATGGACGAAGTGGAGAAACTACTAAAGGAGTTCGTTGCTCTTAAGCCTGATGAAATGCCTGGGTTCAGCACGAGAGGTGGATTTACCTTCCGCACCAACACAAAGTGGGGTGTCATGTCTTTGACTCTTTCTCAATGCCTGCGTAGAACGGGGACAGGAATTATTGGCAGAGACCCAACAGATATTATTGTCCGAGTCCATTACTTTCCCGACCGAAAGATTGCTTATGAGGCAGCAATTTGGATGACATGGACTCAACTCACTCTTGAGCCTCCAGGGCTTCCAGAAGGTTCATGGACAGGGCTGCCGATCGGTGAAAAGTCATGGTATTCAGGAGTGTTGCCCGAAGGAACAAAGCCTGCCCCTGGACTTGGAAGTGCTGTTTTAGTCGTCTGGGATGACAAATTAGCATTGGAAGTGGAGGTTCACTATCAACCTATTGGCGGACCAAAGGCGAAGACAGCCATCTTTTTGCCCATTGCAAAGGAAGACCTGGAGTTGGGCGAATGGGCGGCAAGACTCATTCTTGCCAAAGCCAACCTCGTCCTTTTGGGTTGGAGAGACCTTCCCACTGTTCGTCTGGTCGCCAACGGGAAAGACCTGGAAGGCAAAAGGACACGGGAAGGGGTAGTGTTGGTACCTGTGTCAGCCCTTTTGAAGGCGGTTGGGGCGAAAGTGGAGAGGGGGTTAGGGGTGATCGTGGCTTCTTGGGGAGGCAAGAAGGTGACGACACCCATTGGGGCGAGGGTGCTGTTGGTTGGCAAGGGTAAAGTTGCCTGGATTTGCCGGTATTGTGGGATGGGAAGGAAGGATGGGTAGAGGCGACGGGTTTAGCGAAAGGTTTAGGGCTTGCGATGCGATGGGAGAAGGGGCAGCTGGTGTTGGCAAGGCGGTGAGATTTGCTTCAAAGTGTAGGCTCAGCACGGTGCCGATAAGAGGTGTGCGAGAATGGTTGTACAGCTGCTCATAGCGCAGGGAGAAGATATTTTCCCGCTTCCCTAAAGAACCCAGCAACTTTACCGATAATCAGTGGTGACAAGCCAGCAATCTTGCGGGCTGAGAGGTTTTGTAGAAATGGCAGGAAGCCTACAGTCACCGTTCAAGGAGGAGCGATAGCCGATGAGTTTACGCATTAACACCAACACCGCCGCAATGAACGCGCTGCGGAACCTGACCAACACCTCTGACATGTTTGCGCGTTCTATCGAGCGGTTATCTTCGGGACTGCGCATCAATCGTGGCGCAGATGACCCCGCAGGGCTGATTATCTCCGAAAACCTGCGCGCCCAGATGGTGGGATTGGCACAGGCAACTTCCAATGCACAGGATGCAGCAAACCTGGTGAAGACTGCCGAAGGAGCACTGGACGAAATCCATAACCTGCTGCGCACCATGCGACAACTCGCGGTGCACGCGGCGAACACGGGCGTGAACGACCTCACCGCCGTTCAGGCAGACCAGACCCAAATCCGCTCCGCTCTGGAAAGCCTCAACCGCATCGCCGAACAGACCCAGTTCGGTACCAAAAAGCTGCTGGACGGAACCGCAGGCATCTCCGCCCAGGTCACCGATACCGCACGACTGGCGGGCATCTTCATGGGGAGCACCTTCAACGGCGTCATCGTGCAAAGCGGCGATGTCACCATCACCGTCAACAACGCTGCCACCCGCGCTCAGGTGCTGGGCACTGCTACCTATGCCAGCGTCAACGCCTCCATCTCCACCGTCGGCGGCGGAACCAGCGGCGCAGGAGGCACGGTGGTCATCAACGGACAGTCCATCACCGTCTCGGGCAATGACACCGTGCAGACCCTCATTGACCGCATCAACGCGCTGACCAGTGTGACCGGTGTGAGCGCGATGTTCAGTTCCGGCAACGGCAGTGGCGTGGTGGTGCTGACGCAGGTGAACTACGGAGCGAACTTCAGCGTGCAGGCGAACCAGAGCGCGACGTTGCTGTTTGCGTCGGGCACGTCCAGTTCCAGCACGGGTGTCGATGCGGTGGTGACGGTTTCGGTGACCACATCGGCTGGAGTGACCTCTGCGACGTTCACGGGAGGTCGTGCTTCTGGCGACAGTGGTTTGAAGGTGAAGGACGCCTACGGCAACACGTTGTTGTTGACGGAGGCAGGCAACAGCACGGCGATTAGCAACGCGCGGGTAGCGGTGGTCTCGGCGCAGAGCTTGGTGTTCCAGATAGGCGCGAACGCAGGGCAGACAGCACGCATTTCGCTGCGCGACACACGCGCCAGCCAGCTGGGTACCACGGTCATAGCCAACAAGTCGTTACAGGACATCGATGTGACCACCCAGCAGGGTGCGCAAGATGCCATCCGCATCATCGACGAGGCGATTTCGCAGATTAGCCAGGTGCGTGGCAATATTGGTGCTTTCCAGAAACAGGTACTGGAGAGCACGATGCGTTCATTGAACGTTGCCCGCGAGAATCTGGCAGCCTCGGAGAGCGCGATTCGCGACACCAACGTTGCCGAGGAAGTGATGAACTACACGAAGTTGCAGATTCTGCAGCAGGCGGGCATGGCGGTGCTGGCACAGGCGAACGCCGCGCCGCAAGCGGTACTGTCCCTCCTGAGGTAATCCACACCCTCCTGACACCACACGCAAACCAGCCGCCCTCGGCGGGGCGGCTGGTTCATTCACCCGAGATAGCGAACGAACAATAGGGGCTGAGCTTGCAGGCAGGCTATCTCTTCATCACTCATCCGCTGTACCTGCTCCAGTAGCGCCTGCACCTGCTGGCGTAAATCCTCTACATCCAGCAAGCCCATCACCGCGGGGAACTGTTGTAGTTTCGCCAGACCCTCGCGCAGTTTGTTTACCCCACCCCGGCGGTTGTGGCGCACAGTGAGGTGATAACACCCCACCGCTACCTGCAAGATACCCTGATAAAACAGGCGCAGGGATGTTTTCTCTTCGAGCCAGAGAGCCTCTAGCACCTCATGGCACTCGAAGTACTCGCCGTCGTGCAGCAGCGCAAGCGCATCGTAGAATCTGGGTGGCAGTTCCAGCACCGCCTATTCTCCTGTTAGAGCATCACCAGCTCCGCGCCTCCGAGCAAGCCGTAGTTGAAGCTGTTCAGCTCCTCGCGCAGGAACCACTCCTCCTGGAAGGCATTGGGACCTGCCCACAGGTTGTCGTCGCCGTTTTTCTCGTGCAACGGTCCCCAGGCGTTCTGCAGGGAGGAGACCACCTCTATCTCCAGACGGTTGGTTCCGGGCTGCGCCTGTGGGGTCAGCTCTAGCACGTAAGGTCGCCACAGGATTTTGCCCGCTTCTTTGCGGTTCACGCGCACCTTGAACAGGATACCCGACGGGTTGAGCAGGCGAAGAAAAATCCGCTTGCCCGCAGGGGCGTCGAAGCTCGCGTGGTACACCATCCTGCCAGTGTAGAAGGGATAACCCTGCGTGCTCCACGAGCCTACCTTCAACCGCTGCGGCTCCGCTACCAGCTTGCCCCGGAAGGGGTCTACCATTGCCACGCCGAAATCGCCCACCACGTAGGCGGTCTCTACCTCCGTCAGGAAGTCGTAGTGTACCGCGAAGTCCACGATGTTCTCACCTTTGTGCACCAGGCTGGTCACCTCCACCATCTGGAAGCCCTTATCCCAGTACCAACCGAGGTCTTCAGCACGATCCCAGCTGATGGGTGCGCCGTTGACGGTAATCCTGCCTTTATGCAGGTCTTCGATCACCACGAAGCTCTTTGGCTTCTCGAGGTCGCTGAGGAAGCGATAGCGCAGCACAATGTCGCCCCTCTTGCCCTCGAAGAGCTTCTTGCGGATGGCTACCCATGGCTGCCACTGCAGGGTCTCCTCCGTGCCGAAGCGTTTTGCCAGCGATTTGCGCACGCGCCACTCGTACTCTTCGGGTTCGAACGTCTTGCCTCCGTCGTAGGAGACGCTGATGCGGTCCATCACCAGCACGTTGAGGTCGGTGCGGGTGAAGTCGAACTCGCGCGGAAGGGGGATAACCTCACCCTGTCGCAGGTCGGGTAGCCGTTCCTCCACCTGCGCAGCGGGCACATCCGCACCGACGGTCAACAGCAGGGAGCCACACGGTGGCAGGCTAAATTCGTAGCGCAGGTCATCGCCTACCTGCCGGGTAGACACCCGCTGGCAATCTCCCGTCACTGCGTCCCACTTCAGCGCAGGCTTGCCAGCAGCCTTCTTCAAGGTCAGCACATAGTCCCTGCCTGCGTCGCGGTCGGAGTTGACGATGAAGAAGATGTGCTCCTCGCCGTCGACGCGGTGCTGGAGATAGGTTTTGGGCACCGCCTTGCCATCCGCGCCCTTCAGCGTGAAGTCACCAGGGGCGATGTCGTCGATGGCGTTCTGGATGGCTTCCACCGCGCAGGGGAGGGAACGCACGTTGGGATGCGAGGCAAACTCTACCCATTTCTCCCGTGCGGGTTCACAATCCAGTTCGGAGGGCAACTCGCCCAGAATAATCACCTTTCCGCCGTTATCTGCGAACTGCTTCAGCAGCTGGAAGGTCTTCGGTCGCCAGGTAGTCGCTGGAGGCACCACCACCACCTGATAGCTCATCTCGCCGATAACAAAACGGTTGCCCTGCACGCTGCCCATGTCTTGGATGTATCCCTCATCGCCGAGGTCGCAGTCGTAGCCCGCGTTGAGGATGGCGTCCAGCGTCTTGCGCATCAGGTTGTCCAGTTCGTCGGCCGCGCGCAGGTCGGGTGTGGGCACATCCAACGGGGTGCGACGGGCGTTATCCTGCACCTGTCCCTGCACATCCACTCCGAACCTTCGGGCAGCGGTTGCGCTTTCAATGGAGTGCAGTAACAGAATGTCCACCGACGCCTTGCCTCGTGTGAGAGCATACGCCACGCGAGTGAAGTAGTCGTTGAGAGGGTTGAGCTCCTTCCAGTAGGTCTGCTGATAGTTCCAGTTCGGCGGGTAGTCACGCTTGCGTCGCCCCTTGCCGGAGTACCAGGTGAGGTGCGGGCAGAAGAAATTCGCCCCCAGCACCAGGTCGTAATCGCCCAGCCACTTGAAGTCCTCAAAGGTGTTCGTGTGCCGGCTGACACCGAAGATTTCGGTCAGCACGCGCTTCCTGCCCAGTTGTCGCGCCGCCGAAGAGACCTGCTTGACGGTGAACAGGTGGTTGTGTGCTACACGACACAGGTGGTCAATGCCCGGCGCTTGCTGGTAACGATAGTGCGCCATGATACCGCCGTAGTGGCACACAATCTGACCGTGGAAAGTGTCCTCGGCGTTGTAGTGTCCGGTATGCTCCAGATGGTGCTGCTCGCACCATTCGTAGATAGGCTTGCTGTACGCCTCCAAAAACTGGCGCAGGATGGTACGGTGGATGAGCAGGCGAATCTTTCGTGATTCCGCGCCGTCAAAGAACAGGAAGGGCACATCCTTCCAGAAGTCTCGCCCCGTCCACTCACTGTAGCGGTCGGGCAACCCCTCGTACCATGCGAAGCCGTTGGGGGCGGAGGGTACCTGTGGCTCGTCGGTGAAGATACCGGGGATGCGCTTGCCGAACTCCTCGCCTAGCTCACGGTAGTATCTTTCGTGCGTGAGGCGGATGAACTCACGCATAGCCTCGGGGTGTAGCAGATTGGCGTACGATTCGCCACCCCACCAGCCGGTTTTTGGCTGATAGGTACGCACGAGGAAGAGCCTTTCGTAACCTCTGGCTTCCTGCAGAGTATCCAGTGGTACCATTTCGTACTCCAGCAGGGTCAGTCGCTCACGCTTCTTGATAGCATAGCAGGCACGCAGCGCCTGGTCCTCGTGCAACGCGGGTTCTGGCTCGCCCGCCGCAACGAGGATGGCGTTCAGCGTGGCGGCGCGATATTCGTGCTTCATACCCGCTACCTGTCCGCCCGCATTGCCGCTGGGCCAGAGGTCCTCATCATATAGCCACAGGTAGCCGTTGTGTTCCTTCGCGGCTTGCAGGGCGGCGCGCATACAAGCAAACCACTCGTCGCCCAGATAGTCGGTGATGAGACCGTGCCGTGAATGGAAGAACCCACCAGATAGTCCCACGCTAATCATGTCCGCCATCTGCCTGGCGACTTCGTTCGGGTTCAACTTGTCGTTAATCGCCCAGAAGGGCGCGGGACGCAGGATGCTATCGGGTTTTCGGAATGCTTCGGTGTTCATCGCTCGCTCCTGTTTGCATCAGAGTTAGGGTGATGAGTCCCTGTTCGTGGCACGGGCGGGTTTCCCCTTCGGGGGAGGCAGGATTTGCGAAACAAACGTCTCTGTCTGGCGATAGCAGCAAAAATTTTATAAAATTTTCCCGTGAAATCCCCAGAAACCCCGTTTGTGGTACGATTCTTGCATACATATGGGGTGGAAAGCTCTGGGGCGATGGCGATGAGAACCCTGTTGTATGACGGCGTGGGCAACCGCACGGGGATGACAGTCAGTTTCCCTGCCCAGCCCAACCTGGCGGGTGTGACCAACTACGCCTACGACCTCAAGAACCAGTTGCTCTCCGAGCAGTCCACGCGGGCTGGTGGATACACCTTCAGTTTTGGCTATGACCCGGCGCAGAACCCCACCACCTTCAAGGGGCAACCGCGCACCTACAACGCCAACAACCAGCTCATCGGCACCGGCTTTGCGTATGACGGCAACGGCAACCCGGTGTTGTATAAGGGGGTGAACCTGGCGTTTGACCCCGAGAACCGGATGACGGCATATGGCAGCATATTGACCGCCGGCTACAACGGGGACGGTTTGCGGGTGTGGAAGCAGACGGCGTCTGGCAGGCGGTATTACCTGTATGATGGGGAGGAGCTGGTGTGCGAGCTGGACGCAGCGGGCAACGTGGTGGCTCCGGTGGTGTTCGGGGCGAACGGGCTGATAGCGTATGGCAGTTTCATCTACCAGTTTGACCCTCAGGGTAACGCTGTTCACATCATGGATAACAGTCGTAACGTGTTGGCGAACCTTGCGTATGATGCGTGGGGTCAGCTTATCTCTGGAAGCAACCCCACCCCCTACGGCTACAAAGCCCAGTGGGGCTACACCACCGACGTGGAAACTGGTATACTGTTACTGACGCACCGTTACCTTGACCCCGCGACGGGGAGGTTTTTGACGAGAGGAACCATAGGACTAGAAGGCGGGATTAACCTGTACTCCCTTGATGGGAACAAAGTTATAAACCCACCAAAAGTGATACCAGGCGACGAACCCAAAGATGGATTGAGGCCGATGCCTCCCCCCGAAAGACCATCACCTCCTAGGGTGAGCCCGCCGTTTTTGGCTCGCTGTATATGCATTTTAGGATTACTATTGTGTGCTAAGCCGACCGCTCCACCAGAAAGTGACGAGATACACCCGAG encodes:
- the fliC gene encoding B-type flagellin, whose product is MSLRINTNTAAMNALRNLTNTSDMFARSIERLSSGLRINRGADDPAGLIISENLRAQMVGLAQATSNAQDAANLVKTAEGALDEIHNLLRTMRQLAVHAANTGVNDLTAVQADQTQIRSALESLNRIAEQTQFGTKKLLDGTAGISAQVTDTARLAGIFMGSTFNGVIVQSGDVTITVNNAATRAQVLGTATYASVNASISTVGGGTSGAGGTVVINGQSITVSGNDTVQTLIDRINALTSVTGVSAMFSSGNGSGVVVLTQVNYGANFSVQANQSATLLFASGTSSSSTGVDAVVTVSVTTSAGVTSATFTGGRASGDSGLKVKDAYGNTLLLTEAGNSTAISNARVAVVSAQSLVFQIGANAGQTARISLRDTRASQLGTTVIANKSLQDIDVTTQQGAQDAIRIIDEAISQISQVRGNIGAFQKQVLESTMRSLNVARENLAASESAIRDTNVAEEVMNYTKLQILQQAGMAVLAQANAAPQAVLSLLR